From the genome of Streptomyces xanthophaeus:
GAGATGCGCCACCTGTACCCCGCACTCCCCAGCTTCGTCGCCGACGGCCGGATCGCCCTGGTCGGCGACGCCGCCCACGCCATGACACCCAACCTCGGCCAGGGCGCCTGCACCGCCCTCCTCGACGCCGAGGCCCTGACCCGCGCCGTCGCCGCGGCCGGACCGGCCGGGCTGCCCGGCGCCCTGCGCGCGTACGACACCGAGCGCCGCCGCAGCGCCCAGCGCGTCGCCTTCGCCTCCCGGAACCTGCACCGCTTCATGACCGGCCGCCACCCGGCCCTGCGCGACGCGCTCGTCCGCCGTGCGGGAGCCGTGCTGCACCGAGTGGGCGAGGGACGGTGGCGGGCAAGCGGAACGTGAGTACGCTGCTACTCATGACGGGTCACCCTCCGGGTCCGCTCTGGGCGGGCCGCGCCACCAACCGCGTGCAGTGGCTGCTCGCCGCCGCCGGTGCGGCCTGTCTGGCGCTCGGTGTCGAACTTGCCGTCGACTACGCCTGGACCGCGGGCATCATCCCGCTGCTCATGTCCGTGATCGGCTGCCTCGCCGTCGGGCTGCTGATCCTCTACGGCACTCTGGCCTTCGTGCACGTCGCCGTCACCGTCGACGCCGAGGCCATGGAGGTGCGCTGCGGCCACATAGGGGTGCCCCGCCGCAGGATCCGGCTCACGCAGGTCACCTCCGCCGAGTTCGTCCCCAGCATCACCCCGCAGCAATGGGGAGGCTGGGGACACCGCTGGCGCCCCGAGAAGGGCACCGCGATCATCGTCCGGCGCGGCGAGGGCCTGGCCCTCGTCCTCGCCGACGGCAAGCGGTTCACCGTCACCGTCGACGACGCGGAGAACGCCGTCCGCGTCATCCGCGCCCACCTGCGCGCCCTCACCCGGTAGAGGTGACCTGCGGAGCGCGGCCGGGCGCCTACCCCTCGGCGAGGCGCGGGGACGTACACTCCGCCAGATGAGCAGCAGTGTCACCCGCGCGACAGGGAACGAGCCCTCGCAGTCCGCCGACGGGCCCCGGGCCGAGACGGCCACGACCCCCGCGACCGCCCGGTCCGCCGCGAACCGGAAGGGGCCGTGGCTGCTGCGTGCCCTGCTCGCCGCCCTCTCGGGCGTGCTGCTCTACCTCAGCTTCCCGCCCCGCCCGCTGTGGTGGCTGGCCCCCTTCGCCCTCGCCCTGCTCGCCGGCTGCCTCCACGGCCGCCGCGCCCGGGCCGGCTTCGGCCTCGGGCTCCTCGCCGGGCTCGGCTACCTGCTGCCGCTCCTCGTCTGGACCGGTGAGGAGGTCGGCCCGGTGCCCTGGCTGGCACTGACCACCCTCGAAGCCCTCTTCATCGGCCTCACCGGCCTCGGTATCGCCCTGGTCAGCCGGCTCCCGGCCTGGCCGCTGTTCGCCGCCGCCGTCTGGGTCGCGGGCGAGGCGCTGCGGGCCCGGGCCCCCTTCGGCGGCTTCCCCTGGGGCAAGCTCGCCTTCGGACAGGCCGACGGCGTCTTCACCCCGCTCGCCGCCCTGGGCGGCACCCCCCTGCTCTCCTTCGGCGTCGCCCTCTGCGGATTCGGCCTCTACGAGGCCCTGCGCACCGCCCGCCGCCACCCCGGCCGCACCGCCGCCGCGCTGACCGCGCTCACCGTCGCCGCCCCGATCGGCGTGGGCCTCGCCGCCCGTCCGCTGGTCTCCGACGCGGCCGAGGACGGCACCGCCGTGGTCGCCGTCATCCAGGGCAACGTGCCCCGCCTCGGCCTCGACTTCAACTCCCAGCGCCGGGCCGTCCTCGACAACCACGCCCGGCGCACCGTCCAGCTCGCCGAGGACGTCAAGGCCGGCCGCGCCCCGAAGCCCGACTTCGTCGTCTGGCCGGAGAACTCCTCCGACCTCGACCCGTACGCCGAGCCCGACGCCCACGACGTCATCGACCAGGCCGTCAAGGCCATCGGCGTGCCCGTCGCCATCGGCGCCGTGGTGGCCCCGGAGACGGGCCCACTGCGCAACACGATGATCCTGTGGGACCCGGTCAAGGGCCCCACCGCGACCTACGACAAGCGCAAGATCCAGCCCTTCGGCGAGCGCATCCCGATGCGTTCCGTCGTCCGCCTCTTCAGCTCCGACGTGGACCGGGTCCGCCGCGACTTCGGTCCCGGCAAGGACCCGGGCGTCTTCGACATGGCCGGCACCGGCGTCGGCATGGTCACCTGCTTCGAGGCCGCCTTCGACGACGCCGTCCGCTCCACCGTCCAGGCCGGCGCCCAGGTGATCGCCGTACCGAGCAACAACGCCACCTTCGGCCGGACCCAGATGACCTACCAGCAGCTCGCCATGGACCGGATCCGCGCCGTCGAGCACAGCCGGACCGTCCTCGTCCCCGTCACCAGCGGGGTCAGCGCCGTCATCCGCCCCGACGGGAAGATCGTCTCGCAGACCAAGATGTTCACCGCGGACGCGCTGGTCGCCGAGGTCCCGCTGCGCTCCGGCCGCACCCCGGCCACGGTCGTCGGTCCGCTGCCGGAGTACGTACTGCTCCTGCTGGCCGCGGGCGGCTTCGGGTGGATCCTGAACCGCCGGATCCGCTCGCGCCGCGCCGCCTGAGTCCGGATTCGGTCCGTCGGCCTCGTAGGGTCGGGACATGACCACACCCGATTTCATCCGCCAGATCCGCGCCACCGCCGGGCACCAGCTGCTCCTGCTGCCCGGAGTCACGGCCATCGTCTTCGACGACCTCGGCCGGGTGCTGCTCGGCCGGCGCTCCGACACCGGGCAGTGGGCGGTGGTCGGCGGAATCGCCGAGCCGGGGGAGCAGCCCGCCGAGACCGCCGTGCGCGAGGTCTACGAGGAGACGGCGGTGCGCTGTGTCGTCGAGCGTGTGGTCCTCGTCCAGATGACGGAGCCGATGACCTACCCCAACGGGGACATCTGCCAGTTCCAGGACATCACCTTCCGCTGCCGCGCGACGGGCGGCGAGGCGCGGGCCAACGACCACGAGTCCCTCGAAGTGGCCTGGTTCGAGGTGGACGCGCTGCCGCCGCTGGACCCCTTCGGCCTGGACCGGATCCACCGGGCCCTGCTCGACGAGCCGACCTGGTTCGAGGCCCCGGCAGCTCTCACGTAGGGGGTGCCCGCCAGCTCCCGGACCGGCGATGTGAGCTGCGCGGAGGTGCGCTGTAAGGTTCCGCTGATCCAAGGCGGTCATCGGACAGTCGTACATATGAGGGGGCGGTCGGAGGATGAGCTCGCGCAGTTCAGCCGGAGAGTCGCGGGCGGGCGGCCCTGGCCGCGCGTCGGCCGGAGCGGTCCCCGGCGGGCGCCTGGCGGTCCTCGACGGAGTGCGGGTCCTCGCCGCGCTCGGCGTGCTCTTCTACCACTACTCCGCCCTCGAAAGCGCCTGGGGAGAAGCACCCGCGGACGTCTTCCCGAACGCCAACCGGCTCGCCGTCTACGGCTGGCTCGGCGTCGAGATCTTCTTCCTGGTCAGCGGGTTCGTCATATGTATGAGCGCCTGGGGCCGCACGGTGGGCGACTTCGCGGTGTCCCGGGCCGCCCGGCTCTTCCCCGCCTACTGGGCGGCCGTCGCCTTCACCACCCTCGTGCTGTACTCCTGGTCCGAGGTCAGGCAGGTCAAGGCGTTCAGTGACGTCGTGGTGAATCTGTCGATGCTCCAGTCCGGTCTCGGCGTCCCGAACATCGACGACGCCTACTGGACCCTCTTCGTCGAGCTCAAGTTCTACGTCCTGTTCGCGATCGTGGTCATGCGCGGCGTGACCTACCGCAACTGCGTCCTGTTCTGCGCGGCCTGGACCCTGGCCGGCGTCGTGGCACCCACTGCCGACAACGGCGTGCTGTCCTTCTTCGCGGTCTCGTCCTCATCCCCGTACTTCATCGCCGGTATCGGCTTCTACCTGATGCGCCGGTTCGGGCCGAACGCCGTCCTGTGGGCCGTCGTCGGTGTCCAGTTCCTCCTTGCGCAGCACTACGTGCACGCCCGCATGATCGTCAACCTGGGCCGGGCCGCCACCGAGCGGACGCCCGCCTGGCCCGCCCATCTGGTCATCGCGCTGGGCTTCGCCCTGATGGCGGCCATAGCGCTCGGCGCCCTCGACGGCGTCCGGTGGCGCTGGCTCCCGCACGCCGGAGCGCTCACGTACCCGCTCTACCTGATCCACATGATGGCCGGGCTGACCTTCATCCATCACTTCCGCCGCGACGTGGCGCCCGTACCCCTCGTCATCGGCGTGACCGCCGCGATGCTGCTGCTCGCCTGGCTCATCCACCGGCTCGTGGAACGCCCGCTCGGCCGGCACCTGCGCGACCGGCTGCGCAGCGGGATGCAGGACATTCGGTCGGGCACCCCGCGCGGCCCGTCGATCGACCGGCTCCCCGCCCAGCCCTCGGCACCCGACGCGGAACGCATCCCGGCCCGCCGCTAGGCGGTGTCCCGGCAGGCCGCTAGGCCTCTAGGCCTCAAGGCCTCAGGACCGTGCCTCCCGGTACAGCCGCACCGCCCCCTCGCCCATGACCGCGCTGTACGAGATCTCCGGGACGCTGCCGCCTCCCTCGTAGCCGCCGAGTACCCCGGCCAGTGCACCGTTCACCAGCCAGGGGCTGCCGCTGGTGCCACCGGTGAGGTCCGGGCAGTCGATCCGGCGCTGGGTCGCGGAGAGCAGGCCGGTGGTGTTCGCACAGCGCACCGGGGCCTCCAGGGTCCGCGGATAGCCGATGATCGTCACCCTGGCGTCGTCCGGCTGCTCGGCGGCGACCGGGAAACCGCCCACGAGGCCCTCCACGGTCCCGGTCCGCCCGCCGTCCACCGGGGCCACGGTCGCGAAGGCGATGTCGTCGTCCGGGTCCTGCCCGTCCGTCCAGCCCGGTGCGATGTGTACGCCGGTGAGCTTCCAGAATCCGTACGGGGCCTTGCCGTCGCGGTAGCCCGGCGCGAAGACGGTGGTGTCCGGGCTCTCCAGGCAGTGCGCGGCGGTGGCGATCACATCGCCGTCCTCGCTGTGCACCACGGCGGCGGTGCAGTGATGTCCGCCGTCCTGCCCGCCCGGGAAGAGCGCGCCCACCCGGTCGGTGGTGGCGCCGGGCAGCGCCCACGCGGTGACGCCGAGCGGTGGTCCGGCGGCGGCCTCGGGCAGGTCCACGCCGACCAGCGCGGCCATCGCGGCCATGGCGAACAGGATCCGGGACGCCCGCCGCGCACGGGTGCGCCGGGCCGGTCGGAGGAGCGTGGAGTGGATCATTTTTCCACCCTGCCCGCCGAACCTATGTCCGGAGGATGGAGTTCCGTATGAATCCCCTGTGAATCCTGTGAAGCTCATGTGAAGACCGGGGCATGCCCGGACAGGCCCCGCTATGTCGGATGTAGACAGCCGATCGGCGGCTATCCGAGACGCTCGTACACCGTCACCCGGCGCCCCCGCACCTGCCGGTCCGCGACCACTGCGAAGTGCCCCCGCAGGACCGCCGCCTTGGCCCGGTCCCGCTCCGCCGACGGCGGCTTCGCCACCTTCTCCGCGTCCGTCACCAGCAGCACCCGCCGCTGCCCGAGCAGCGCCGCCCGGATCCGCTCGGGGTCCGCCTCCTCACCCTTGAGGGTGGCCGAGGCGGCCGGGGACGCGGCCAGCGCCACATCGGCCAGGCCCCTGAAGGCACCGGGCGAGACCAGCGCCGTGTCCCGTCGCGCGGCCGGCACGAACACCACCGCGTCCCCGTCCCGCTTCAGCCCGGCCACCTCGCCCGCCACCGCGAGCACGTCGTCGATGCGGCTGGCCGGGGCCCGCTTGTCCAGTTCCACCGGCAGCAGGGCCAGCACCGAAATCCCGACCGCGCCCGGCACCAGCAGGCCCGCCGCCCTCGGGAGGCGGGGCGCGCAGGCCCGTACGGCGGCACCCAGCGCGGCGCCGATCAGCAGCGCCAGCCCCACCATGCTGAACAGCACGTACCGGTCCTGGAACAGCGGCTGCACCAGGGACAGCCCGATCAGCCCGAGCTGCGGCACCGCCAGCAGCGGCAGGCCGACCGCGGCCACCGACAGTGCCTTGCGGTCCGGCCGGACCGACCGCTTGGGCCGGTCCGCCCACGCGCCCAGCCCGCCGACCGCCAGGAGGATCCCCGGCCCGACCAGCATGGGCCAGTCCAGCGGCGGTATCCACGACACCTGGTCGGACTGGCCGCGGCTGAACAGGATCAGCGGCAGCGCCCCCGCCACCGCGCCCGAACCGTACGCCGCCCAGCACAGCCACACCCGCCGCCCGGCCCGCGCCCACCCCAGGGTCGCCGCGTGCGCGGGCAGGACCAGCAGGGACAGCCAGTTCAGCAGGGCGCACACCAGCACGGTGATCCCGTACGCCGCCCAGCACGGCCAGGCCCGCCGGCCCGGCCCGCGCTCCAGGAGCGAGACCAGCAGCAGTGTGGAGAGCCCGGCCCCCGCCGCGACCAGCGCGTACGGGCGGCCCTCCTGGAGGTAGAACTGGACCGCGGGCAGCAGCCCGAGCGCCAGCCCGCCGCCGAGGCCCGCCCAGAACCCGGCCAGACGCCGCCCGATCAGCGCCACGCACGCCGCGGTGGCCGAGACGGCCAGCACCGACGGCAGCCGCAGGGTCGCCGTACTCGCCCCGAAGACCTCGAAAAGGCAGTGCATCAGCAGGTAGTAGAGCCCGTGCACGGCATCCACGTGTCCGAGCATCGCCCATATCTCACCCGCCGACCGCCCGGCCACCTGCCAGGTCGCCGCCTCGTCCCGCCACACGCTGTCCTGCCGGGAGAGCCCCCACAGACCGAGCCCCAGGGTCCACAGCAGGGGGACCAGCCACACCACGACGCGCCGACTTCGGGATTCAGATATGGCGGATATGTCGGAAGGCATGAAGGTGCGCGGATCCTCGGTGCGGGGCGTCGGCGGAAAGCACCAGTCTATGGACGCCACGGACGGTTTCCGGACCCGGTGTTGTGCACCACGGAGCGTGATCGTGCAGCCCCCCGCCCCTAGCCTCGCCGCAGGAGCACGAACGAGGGGCGGTACCCGGTGAACTGGCTCATCCACGACTACCGCGAGAGCGATCTCGCAGCGGTGGTCCACCTGATCGACACCACGGCCGAGCTCGGACAGGAGTCCGTCTTCTCGCTCGCCGAGTGCATCAGCGCGCTGACCGACCGCCAGCCCTGTGTGGTCGCCGTCCACCAGGGCGTCCCCATCGGCGCGGCGCTCGCCTGCGTCACCGGCGAACGGGCCTGGGTCATGCGCATCGCGATCGCCGCCGGCTGGCGCGGCCGGGGTCTGGCCAGCGCCCTGCTCGTCGAACTGGAGCGACGGCTCATCGCCGCGCGCGTCGGCCGCATCGCGTACGTCCTGCCCGAGGAGGACATGCTCGGTGAGGGCCTCCTCAACGCCGGATACACCCGGCAGCCGGCCGTCGCGTACTTCGAGAAGACCGAGCCGCTGCACGGCCCGGCCGCGGGCCTCCTCGACGACCTCGGCGGCCGCTTCCTGCCGAACGACCTGTGGACCAAGGTCGCCGGCATGGAGAAGGAGAAGGACCTCATCGAGCGGCGCGTGGTGCTCCCGCTCGCCGAGCCGGAGCGGGCCGCCTC
Proteins encoded in this window:
- the lnt gene encoding apolipoprotein N-acyltransferase, whose product is MSSSVTRATGNEPSQSADGPRAETATTPATARSAANRKGPWLLRALLAALSGVLLYLSFPPRPLWWLAPFALALLAGCLHGRRARAGFGLGLLAGLGYLLPLLVWTGEEVGPVPWLALTTLEALFIGLTGLGIALVSRLPAWPLFAAAVWVAGEALRARAPFGGFPWGKLAFGQADGVFTPLAALGGTPLLSFGVALCGFGLYEALRTARRHPGRTAAALTALTVAAPIGVGLAARPLVSDAAEDGTAVVAVIQGNVPRLGLDFNSQRRAVLDNHARRTVQLAEDVKAGRAPKPDFVVWPENSSDLDPYAEPDAHDVIDQAVKAIGVPVAIGAVVAPETGPLRNTMILWDPVKGPTATYDKRKIQPFGERIPMRSVVRLFSSDVDRVRRDFGPGKDPGVFDMAGTGVGMVTCFEAAFDDAVRSTVQAGAQVIAVPSNNATFGRTQMTYQQLAMDRIRAVEHSRTVLVPVTSGVSAVIRPDGKIVSQTKMFTADALVAEVPLRSGRTPATVVGPLPEYVLLLLAAGGFGWILNRRIRSRRAA
- a CDS encoding NUDIX hydrolase, translated to MTTPDFIRQIRATAGHQLLLLPGVTAIVFDDLGRVLLGRRSDTGQWAVVGGIAEPGEQPAETAVREVYEETAVRCVVERVVLVQMTEPMTYPNGDICQFQDITFRCRATGGEARANDHESLEVAWFEVDALPPLDPFGLDRIHRALLDEPTWFEAPAALT
- a CDS encoding acyltransferase family protein translates to MSSRSSAGESRAGGPGRASAGAVPGGRLAVLDGVRVLAALGVLFYHYSALESAWGEAPADVFPNANRLAVYGWLGVEIFFLVSGFVICMSAWGRTVGDFAVSRAARLFPAYWAAVAFTTLVLYSWSEVRQVKAFSDVVVNLSMLQSGLGVPNIDDAYWTLFVELKFYVLFAIVVMRGVTYRNCVLFCAAWTLAGVVAPTADNGVLSFFAVSSSSPYFIAGIGFYLMRRFGPNAVLWAVVGVQFLLAQHYVHARMIVNLGRAATERTPAWPAHLVIALGFALMAAIALGALDGVRWRWLPHAGALTYPLYLIHMMAGLTFIHHFRRDVAPVPLVIGVTAAMLLLAWLIHRLVERPLGRHLRDRLRSGMQDIRSGTPRGPSIDRLPAQPSAPDAERIPARR
- a CDS encoding trypsin-like serine peptidase — its product is MIHSTLLRPARRTRARRASRILFAMAAMAALVGVDLPEAAAGPPLGVTAWALPGATTDRVGALFPGGQDGGHHCTAAVVHSEDGDVIATAAHCLESPDTTVFAPGYRDGKAPYGFWKLTGVHIAPGWTDGQDPDDDIAFATVAPVDGGRTGTVEGLVGGFPVAAEQPDDARVTIIGYPRTLEAPVRCANTTGLLSATQRRIDCPDLTGGTSGSPWLVNGALAGVLGGYEGGGSVPEISYSAVMGEGAVRLYREARS